In Takifugu flavidus isolate HTHZ2018 chromosome 13, ASM371156v2, whole genome shotgun sequence, the following are encoded in one genomic region:
- the tpm1 gene encoding tropomyosin alpha-1 chain isoform X10, with translation MAGVTSLEAVKRKIRVLQEKTDAAEERAEKLQRELLAHKKEREQAEAEVASLNRRIQLVEEELDRAQERLGTALTKLEEAEKAADESERGMKVIENRAMKDEEKMELQEIQLKEAKHIAEEADRKYEEVARKLVIIEGDLERTEERAELAEREARRLDDELRAMEQSMKSISCSAMQYSQKEDKYEEEIKVLTDKLKEAETRAEFAERTVAKLEKTIDDLEEKLSQAKEENLDMHQMMDQTLMELNNL, from the exons ATGGCCGGAGTAACGTCGCTGGAGGCCGTCAAGCGAAAGATCAGAGTCTTACAGGAGAAGACAGACGCTGCAGAAGAGAGAGCCGAAAAGTTACAAAGGGAGTTGCTTGCACATAAGAAAGAGAGGGAACAA GCTGAGGCAGAGGTCGCTTCTCTGAACAGACGCATCCAGCTGGTTGAGGAGGAGTTGGACCGCGCTCAGGAGCGTCTGGGCACTGCCCTGACCaagctggaggaggctgagaagGCTGCAGATGAGAGCGAGAG AGGCATGAAGGTAATTGAGAACAGGGCCAtgaaggatgaggagaagatggagctgcaggagatccagCTTAAAGAGGCCAAGCACATTGCAGAGGAGGCCGACCGCAAATACGAGGAG GTTGCCCGTAAGCTTGTCATCATTGAAGGCGACCTGGAGCGTACAGAGGAGCGCGCCGAGCTGGCAGAAAG GGAGGCTCGAAGACTGGACGATGAGCTCAGGGCTATGGAGCAAAGCATGAAATCGATAAGCTGTTCAGCTATGCAG TATTCACAAAAGGAGGACAAGTACGAGGAGGAAATCAAGGTCCTCACAGACAAGCTCAAGGAG GCTGAGACTCGTGCCGAGTTTGCTGAGAGGACAGTAGCCAAGCTTGAGAAGACCATTGATGACTTGGAAG AAAAACTTTCACAAGCTAAAGAGGAGAACCTCGACATGCACCAAATGATGGACCAGACTCTAATGGAACTGAATAATTTGTGA
- the tpm1 gene encoding tropomyosin alpha-1 chain isoform X3 — protein MDAIKKKMQMLKLDKENALDRAEQAETDKKAAEDRSKQLEDELRELEKKLRVTEDERDRVTEEFQTAEEKLLTAEEVATKAEAEVASLNRRIQLVEEELDRAQERLGTALTKLEEAEKAADESERGMKVIENRAMKDEEKMELQEIQLKEAKHIAEEADRKYEEVARKLVIIEGDLERTEERAELAESKCAELEEELKTVTNNLKSLEAQAEKYSQKEDKYEEEIKVLTDKLKEAETRAEFAERTVAKLEKTIDDLEEKLSQAKEENLDMHQMMDQTLMELNNL, from the exons ATGGATGCCATCAAGAAGAAGATGCAGATGCTCAAGCTCGACAAGGAGAACGCCttggacagagcagagcaggctgAGACAGACaagaaagcagcagaggatAGAAGCAAACAG TTAGAGGACGAGTTAAGAGAGTTGGAAAAGAAATTACGTGTTACTGAAGACGAGAGAGATAGAGTGACTGAGGAGTTCCAAACGGCTGAAGAGAAGCTGCTGACCGCCGAGGAGGTCGCCACCAAG GCTGAGGCAGAGGTCGCTTCTCTGAACAGACGCATCCAGCTGGTTGAGGAGGAGTTGGACCGCGCTCAGGAGCGTCTGGGCACTGCCCTGACCaagctggaggaggctgagaagGCTGCAGATGAGAGCGAGAG AGGCATGAAGGTAATTGAGAACAGGGCCAtgaaggatgaggagaagatggagctgcaggagatccagCTTAAAGAGGCCAAGCACATTGCAGAGGAGGCCGACCGCAAATACGAGGAG GTTGCCCGTAAGCTTGTCATCATTGAAGGCGACCTGGAGCGTACAGAGGAGCGCGCCGAGCTGGCAGAAAG CAAATGTGCTGAGCTTGAGGAAGAGTTGAAAACTGTGACCAACAACCTGAAGTCACTGGAGGCCCAAGCTGAGAAG TATTCACAAAAGGAGGACAAGTACGAGGAGGAAATCAAGGTCCTCACAGACAAGCTCAAGGAG GCTGAGACTCGTGCCGAGTTTGCTGAGAGGACAGTAGCCAAGCTTGAGAAGACCATTGATGACTTGGAAG AAAAACTTTCACAAGCTAAAGAGGAGAACCTCGACATGCACCAAATGATGGACCAGACTCTAATGGAACTGAATAATTTGTGA
- the tpm1 gene encoding tropomyosin alpha-1 chain isoform X6, producing the protein MDAIKKKMQMLKLDKENALDRAEQAETDKKAAEDRSKQLEDDLVALQKKLKGTEDELDKFSEALKDAQEKLELAEKKATDAEAEVASLNRRIQLVEEELDRAQERLGTALTKLEEAEKAADESERGMKVIENRAMKDEEKMELQEIQLKEAKHIAEEADRKYEEVARKLVIIEGDLERTEERAELAEREARRLDDELRAMEQSMKSISCSAMQYSQKEDKYEEEIKVLTDKLKEAETRAEFAERTVAKLEKTIDDLEEKLSQAKEENLDMHQMMDQTLMELNNL; encoded by the exons ATGGATGCCATCAAGAAGAAGATGCAGATGCTCAAGCTCGACAAGGAGAACGCCttggacagagcagagcaggctgAGACAGACaagaaagcagcagaggatAGAAGCAAACAG CTTGAGGACGATTTGGTAGCCCTGCAGAAGAAATTAAAGGGGACAGAAGATGAGTTGGACAAGTTCTCCGAGGCTCTTAAAGATGCTCAGGAGAAGCTTGAACTGGCAGAAAAGAAAGCCACAGAC GCTGAGGCAGAGGTCGCTTCTCTGAACAGACGCATCCAGCTGGTTGAGGAGGAGTTGGACCGCGCTCAGGAGCGTCTGGGCACTGCCCTGACCaagctggaggaggctgagaagGCTGCAGATGAGAGCGAGAG AGGCATGAAGGTAATTGAGAACAGGGCCAtgaaggatgaggagaagatggagctgcaggagatccagCTTAAAGAGGCCAAGCACATTGCAGAGGAGGCCGACCGCAAATACGAGGAG GTTGCCCGTAAGCTTGTCATCATTGAAGGCGACCTGGAGCGTACAGAGGAGCGCGCCGAGCTGGCAGAAAG GGAGGCTCGAAGACTGGACGATGAGCTCAGGGCTATGGAGCAAAGCATGAAATCGATAAGCTGTTCAGCTATGCAG TATTCACAAAAGGAGGACAAGTACGAGGAGGAAATCAAGGTCCTCACAGACAAGCTCAAGGAG GCTGAGACTCGTGCCGAGTTTGCTGAGAGGACAGTAGCCAAGCTTGAGAAGACCATTGATGACTTGGAAG AAAAACTTTCACAAGCTAAAGAGGAGAACCTCGACATGCACCAAATGATGGACCAGACTCTAATGGAACTGAATAATTTGTGA
- the tpm1 gene encoding tropomyosin alpha-1 chain isoform X9 — translation MAGVTSLEAVKRKIRVLQEKTDAAEERAEKLQRELLAHKKEREQAEAEVASLNRRIQLVEEELDRAQERLGTALTKLEEAEKAADESERGMKVIENRAMKDEEKMELQEIQLKEAKHIAEEADRKYEEVARKLVIIEGDLERTEERAELAESKCAELEEELKTVTNNLKSLEAQAEKYSQKEDKYEEEIKVLTDKLKEAETRAEFAERTVAKLEKTIDDLEEKLSQAKEENLDMHQMMDQTLMELNNL, via the exons ATGGCCGGAGTAACGTCGCTGGAGGCCGTCAAGCGAAAGATCAGAGTCTTACAGGAGAAGACAGACGCTGCAGAAGAGAGAGCCGAAAAGTTACAAAGGGAGTTGCTTGCACATAAGAAAGAGAGGGAACAA GCTGAGGCAGAGGTCGCTTCTCTGAACAGACGCATCCAGCTGGTTGAGGAGGAGTTGGACCGCGCTCAGGAGCGTCTGGGCACTGCCCTGACCaagctggaggaggctgagaagGCTGCAGATGAGAGCGAGAG AGGCATGAAGGTAATTGAGAACAGGGCCAtgaaggatgaggagaagatggagctgcaggagatccagCTTAAAGAGGCCAAGCACATTGCAGAGGAGGCCGACCGCAAATACGAGGAG GTTGCCCGTAAGCTTGTCATCATTGAAGGCGACCTGGAGCGTACAGAGGAGCGCGCCGAGCTGGCAGAAAG CAAATGTGCTGAGCTTGAGGAAGAGTTGAAAACTGTGACCAACAACCTGAAGTCACTGGAGGCCCAAGCTGAGAAG TATTCACAAAAGGAGGACAAGTACGAGGAGGAAATCAAGGTCCTCACAGACAAGCTCAAGGAG GCTGAGACTCGTGCCGAGTTTGCTGAGAGGACAGTAGCCAAGCTTGAGAAGACCATTGATGACTTGGAAG AAAAACTTTCACAAGCTAAAGAGGAGAACCTCGACATGCACCAAATGATGGACCAGACTCTAATGGAACTGAATAATTTGTGA
- the tpm1 gene encoding tropomyosin alpha-1 chain isoform X4: MDAIKKKMQMLKLDKENALDRAEQAETDKKAAEDRSKQLEDDLVALQKKLKGTEDELDKFSEALKDAQEKLELAEKKATDAEAEVASLNRRIQLVEEELDRAQERLGTALTKLEEAEKAADESERGMKVIENRAMKDEEKMELQEIQLKEAKHIAEEADRKYEEVARKLVIIEGDLERTEERAELAESKCAELEEELKTVTNNLKSLEAQAEKYSQKEDKYEEEIKVLTDKLKEAETRAEFAERTVAKLEKTIDDLEEKLSQAKEENLDMHQMMDQTLMELNNL; this comes from the exons ATGGATGCCATCAAGAAGAAGATGCAGATGCTCAAGCTCGACAAGGAGAACGCCttggacagagcagagcaggctgAGACAGACaagaaagcagcagaggatAGAAGCAAACAG CTTGAGGACGATTTGGTAGCCCTGCAGAAGAAATTAAAGGGGACAGAAGATGAGTTGGACAAGTTCTCCGAGGCTCTTAAAGATGCTCAGGAGAAGCTTGAACTGGCAGAAAAGAAAGCCACAGAC GCTGAGGCAGAGGTCGCTTCTCTGAACAGACGCATCCAGCTGGTTGAGGAGGAGTTGGACCGCGCTCAGGAGCGTCTGGGCACTGCCCTGACCaagctggaggaggctgagaagGCTGCAGATGAGAGCGAGAG AGGCATGAAGGTAATTGAGAACAGGGCCAtgaaggatgaggagaagatggagctgcaggagatccagCTTAAAGAGGCCAAGCACATTGCAGAGGAGGCCGACCGCAAATACGAGGAG GTTGCCCGTAAGCTTGTCATCATTGAAGGCGACCTGGAGCGTACAGAGGAGCGCGCCGAGCTGGCAGAAAG CAAATGTGCTGAGCTTGAGGAAGAGTTGAAAACTGTGACCAACAACCTGAAGTCACTGGAGGCCCAAGCTGAGAAG TATTCACAAAAGGAGGACAAGTACGAGGAGGAAATCAAGGTCCTCACAGACAAGCTCAAGGAG GCTGAGACTCGTGCCGAGTTTGCTGAGAGGACAGTAGCCAAGCTTGAGAAGACCATTGATGACTTGGAAG AAAAACTTTCACAAGCTAAAGAGGAGAACCTCGACATGCACCAAATGATGGACCAGACTCTAATGGAACTGAATAATTTGTGA
- the tpm1 gene encoding tropomyosin alpha-1 chain isoform X1, translating to MDAIKKKMQMLKLDKENALDRAEQAETDKKAAEDRSKQLEDDLVALQKKLKGTEDELDKFSEALKDAQEKLELAEKKATDAEAEVASLNRRIQLVEEELDRAQERLGTALTKLEEAEKAADESERGMKVIENRAMKDEEKMELQEIQLKEAKHIAEEADRKYEEVARKLVIIEGDLERTEERAELAESKCAELEEELKTVTNNLKSLEAQAEKYSQKEDKYEEEIKVLTDKLKEAETRAEFAERTVAKLEKTIDDLEDELYSQKLKYKAISEELDHALNDMTSI from the exons ATGGATGCCATCAAGAAGAAGATGCAGATGCTCAAGCTCGACAAGGAGAACGCCttggacagagcagagcaggctgAGACAGACaagaaagcagcagaggatAGAAGCAAACAG CTTGAGGACGATTTGGTAGCCCTGCAGAAGAAATTAAAGGGGACAGAAGATGAGTTGGACAAGTTCTCCGAGGCTCTTAAAGATGCTCAGGAGAAGCTTGAACTGGCAGAAAAGAAAGCCACAGAC GCTGAGGCAGAGGTCGCTTCTCTGAACAGACGCATCCAGCTGGTTGAGGAGGAGTTGGACCGCGCTCAGGAGCGTCTGGGCACTGCCCTGACCaagctggaggaggctgagaagGCTGCAGATGAGAGCGAGAG AGGCATGAAGGTAATTGAGAACAGGGCCAtgaaggatgaggagaagatggagctgcaggagatccagCTTAAAGAGGCCAAGCACATTGCAGAGGAGGCCGACCGCAAATACGAGGAG GTTGCCCGTAAGCTTGTCATCATTGAAGGCGACCTGGAGCGTACAGAGGAGCGCGCCGAGCTGGCAGAAAG CAAATGTGCTGAGCTTGAGGAAGAGTTGAAAACTGTGACCAACAACCTGAAGTCACTGGAGGCCCAAGCTGAGAAG TATTCACAAAAGGAGGACAAGTACGAGGAGGAAATCAAGGTCCTCACAGACAAGCTCAAGGAG GCTGAGACTCGTGCCGAGTTTGCTGAGAGGACAGTAGCCAAGCTTGAGAAGACCATTGATGACTTGGAAG ACGAGTTGTACTCCCAGAAATTGAAGTACAAGGCCATCAGCGAGGAGCTGGACCACGCCCTCAACGACATGACCTCCAT ATAA
- the tpm1 gene encoding tropomyosin alpha-1 chain isoform X2 has translation MDAIKKKMQMLKLDKENALDRAEQAETDKKAAEDRSKQLEDELRELEKKLRVTEDERDRVTEEFQTAEEKLLTAEEVATKAEAEVASLNRRIQLVEEELDRAQERLGTALTKLEEAEKAADESERGMKVIENRAMKDEEKMELQEIQLKEAKHIAEEADRKYEEVARKLVIIEGDLERTEERAELAESKCAELEEELKTVTNNLKSLEAQAEKYSQKEDKYEEEIKVLTDKLKEAETRAEFAERTVAKLEKTIDDLEDELYSQKLKYKAISEELDHALNDMTSI, from the exons ATGGATGCCATCAAGAAGAAGATGCAGATGCTCAAGCTCGACAAGGAGAACGCCttggacagagcagagcaggctgAGACAGACaagaaagcagcagaggatAGAAGCAAACAG TTAGAGGACGAGTTAAGAGAGTTGGAAAAGAAATTACGTGTTACTGAAGACGAGAGAGATAGAGTGACTGAGGAGTTCCAAACGGCTGAAGAGAAGCTGCTGACCGCCGAGGAGGTCGCCACCAAG GCTGAGGCAGAGGTCGCTTCTCTGAACAGACGCATCCAGCTGGTTGAGGAGGAGTTGGACCGCGCTCAGGAGCGTCTGGGCACTGCCCTGACCaagctggaggaggctgagaagGCTGCAGATGAGAGCGAGAG AGGCATGAAGGTAATTGAGAACAGGGCCAtgaaggatgaggagaagatggagctgcaggagatccagCTTAAAGAGGCCAAGCACATTGCAGAGGAGGCCGACCGCAAATACGAGGAG GTTGCCCGTAAGCTTGTCATCATTGAAGGCGACCTGGAGCGTACAGAGGAGCGCGCCGAGCTGGCAGAAAG CAAATGTGCTGAGCTTGAGGAAGAGTTGAAAACTGTGACCAACAACCTGAAGTCACTGGAGGCCCAAGCTGAGAAG TATTCACAAAAGGAGGACAAGTACGAGGAGGAAATCAAGGTCCTCACAGACAAGCTCAAGGAG GCTGAGACTCGTGCCGAGTTTGCTGAGAGGACAGTAGCCAAGCTTGAGAAGACCATTGATGACTTGGAAG ACGAGTTGTACTCCCAGAAATTGAAGTACAAGGCCATCAGCGAGGAGCTGGACCACGCCCTCAACGACATGACCTCCAT ATAA
- the tpm1 gene encoding tropomyosin alpha-1 chain isoform X8, whose product MAGVTSLEAVKRKIRVLQEKTDAAEERAEKLQRELLAHKKEREQAEAEVASLNRRIQLVEEELDRAQERLGTALTKLEEAEKAADESERGMKVIENRAMKDEEKMELQEIQLKEAKHIAEEADRKYEEVARKLVIIEGDLERTEERAELAESKCAELEEELKTVTNNLKSLEAQAEKYSQKEDKYEEEIKVLTDKLKEAETRAEFAERTVAKLEKTIDDLEDELYSQKLKYKAISEELDHALNDMTSI is encoded by the exons ATGGCCGGAGTAACGTCGCTGGAGGCCGTCAAGCGAAAGATCAGAGTCTTACAGGAGAAGACAGACGCTGCAGAAGAGAGAGCCGAAAAGTTACAAAGGGAGTTGCTTGCACATAAGAAAGAGAGGGAACAA GCTGAGGCAGAGGTCGCTTCTCTGAACAGACGCATCCAGCTGGTTGAGGAGGAGTTGGACCGCGCTCAGGAGCGTCTGGGCACTGCCCTGACCaagctggaggaggctgagaagGCTGCAGATGAGAGCGAGAG AGGCATGAAGGTAATTGAGAACAGGGCCAtgaaggatgaggagaagatggagctgcaggagatccagCTTAAAGAGGCCAAGCACATTGCAGAGGAGGCCGACCGCAAATACGAGGAG GTTGCCCGTAAGCTTGTCATCATTGAAGGCGACCTGGAGCGTACAGAGGAGCGCGCCGAGCTGGCAGAAAG CAAATGTGCTGAGCTTGAGGAAGAGTTGAAAACTGTGACCAACAACCTGAAGTCACTGGAGGCCCAAGCTGAGAAG TATTCACAAAAGGAGGACAAGTACGAGGAGGAAATCAAGGTCCTCACAGACAAGCTCAAGGAG GCTGAGACTCGTGCCGAGTTTGCTGAGAGGACAGTAGCCAAGCTTGAGAAGACCATTGATGACTTGGAAG ACGAGTTGTACTCCCAGAAATTGAAGTACAAGGCCATCAGCGAGGAGCTGGACCACGCCCTCAACGACATGACCTCCAT ATAA
- the tpm1 gene encoding tropomyosin alpha-1 chain isoform X5, whose amino-acid sequence MDAIKKKMQMLKLDKENALDRAEQAETDKKAAEDRSKQLEDDLVALQKKLKGTEDELDKFSEALKDAQEKLELAEKKATDAEAEVASLNRRIQLVEEELDRAQERLGTALTKLEEAEKAADESERGMKVIENRAMKDEEKMELQEIQLKEAKHIAEEADRKYEEVARKLVIIEGDLERTEERAELAESKCAELEEELKTVTNNLKSLEAQAEKYSQKEDKYEEEIKVLTDKLKEAETRAEFAERTVAKLEKTIDDLEDELYSQKLKYKAISEELDHALNDMTSM is encoded by the exons ATGGATGCCATCAAGAAGAAGATGCAGATGCTCAAGCTCGACAAGGAGAACGCCttggacagagcagagcaggctgAGACAGACaagaaagcagcagaggatAGAAGCAAACAG CTTGAGGACGATTTGGTAGCCCTGCAGAAGAAATTAAAGGGGACAGAAGATGAGTTGGACAAGTTCTCCGAGGCTCTTAAAGATGCTCAGGAGAAGCTTGAACTGGCAGAAAAGAAAGCCACAGAC GCTGAGGCAGAGGTCGCTTCTCTGAACAGACGCATCCAGCTGGTTGAGGAGGAGTTGGACCGCGCTCAGGAGCGTCTGGGCACTGCCCTGACCaagctggaggaggctgagaagGCTGCAGATGAGAGCGAGAG AGGCATGAAGGTAATTGAGAACAGGGCCAtgaaggatgaggagaagatggagctgcaggagatccagCTTAAAGAGGCCAAGCACATTGCAGAGGAGGCCGACCGCAAATACGAGGAG GTTGCCCGTAAGCTTGTCATCATTGAAGGCGACCTGGAGCGTACAGAGGAGCGCGCCGAGCTGGCAGAAAG CAAATGTGCTGAGCTTGAGGAAGAGTTGAAAACTGTGACCAACAACCTGAAGTCACTGGAGGCCCAAGCTGAGAAG TATTCACAAAAGGAGGACAAGTACGAGGAGGAAATCAAGGTCCTCACAGACAAGCTCAAGGAG GCTGAGACTCGTGCCGAGTTTGCTGAGAGGACAGTAGCCAAGCTTGAGAAGACCATTGATGACTTGGAAG ACGAGTTGTACTCCCAGAAATTGAAGTACAAGGCCATCAGCGAGGAGCTGGACCACGCCCTCAACGACATGACCTCCATGTAA
- the tpm1 gene encoding tropomyosin alpha-1 chain isoform X7, producing the protein MDAIKKKMQMLKLDKENALDRAEQAETDKKAAEDRSKQLEDDLVALQKKLKGTEDELDKFSEALKDAQEKLELAEKKATDAEAEVASLNRRIQLVEEELDRAQERLGTALTKLEEAEKAADESERGMKVIENRAMKDEEKMELQEIQLKEAKHIAEEADRKYEEVARKLVIIEGDLERTEERAELAEREARRLDDELRAMEQSMKSISCSAMQYSQKEDKYEEEIKVLTDKLKEAETRAEFAERTVAKLEKTIDDLEDELYSQKLKYKAISEELDHALNDMTSM; encoded by the exons ATGGATGCCATCAAGAAGAAGATGCAGATGCTCAAGCTCGACAAGGAGAACGCCttggacagagcagagcaggctgAGACAGACaagaaagcagcagaggatAGAAGCAAACAG CTTGAGGACGATTTGGTAGCCCTGCAGAAGAAATTAAAGGGGACAGAAGATGAGTTGGACAAGTTCTCCGAGGCTCTTAAAGATGCTCAGGAGAAGCTTGAACTGGCAGAAAAGAAAGCCACAGAC GCTGAGGCAGAGGTCGCTTCTCTGAACAGACGCATCCAGCTGGTTGAGGAGGAGTTGGACCGCGCTCAGGAGCGTCTGGGCACTGCCCTGACCaagctggaggaggctgagaagGCTGCAGATGAGAGCGAGAG AGGCATGAAGGTAATTGAGAACAGGGCCAtgaaggatgaggagaagatggagctgcaggagatccagCTTAAAGAGGCCAAGCACATTGCAGAGGAGGCCGACCGCAAATACGAGGAG GTTGCCCGTAAGCTTGTCATCATTGAAGGCGACCTGGAGCGTACAGAGGAGCGCGCCGAGCTGGCAGAAAG GGAGGCTCGAAGACTGGACGATGAGCTCAGGGCTATGGAGCAAAGCATGAAATCGATAAGCTGTTCAGCTATGCAG TATTCACAAAAGGAGGACAAGTACGAGGAGGAAATCAAGGTCCTCACAGACAAGCTCAAGGAG GCTGAGACTCGTGCCGAGTTTGCTGAGAGGACAGTAGCCAAGCTTGAGAAGACCATTGATGACTTGGAAG ACGAGTTGTACTCCCAGAAATTGAAGTACAAGGCCATCAGCGAGGAGCTGGACCACGCCCTCAACGACATGACCTCCATGTAA